The following are from one region of the Paracoccus sp. S3-43 genome:
- a CDS encoding NAD-dependent deacylase, which yields MRITVLTGAGISAESGLATFRASDGLWENHRVEDVATPEGFAADPDLVHRFYNMRRAAAAAAQPNPAHLALADLARRHDLTLVTQNVDDLHERAGSPDVIHMHGSLTGALCAACGYRWPAPPVMSPADPCPACARPATRPDIVWFGEMPYHMERIWDALESAELFAAIGTSGNVYPAAGFAQHVRRRGVECVELNLDASANARDFHRRITGPASRTVPDWVASLG from the coding sequence CGCCGAAAGCGGGCTGGCGACCTTCCGCGCCAGCGACGGCTTGTGGGAAAACCACCGGGTCGAGGACGTGGCGACGCCCGAAGGCTTTGCCGCCGATCCCGACCTGGTGCATCGCTTCTACAACATGCGCCGCGCGGCGGCGGCGGCGGCGCAGCCCAATCCGGCGCATCTGGCCCTGGCCGATCTGGCGCGGCGGCACGACCTGACGCTGGTCACGCAGAATGTCGACGACCTGCACGAACGCGCGGGCAGCCCGGACGTGATCCACATGCACGGCAGCCTGACCGGCGCGCTGTGCGCGGCCTGCGGATATCGCTGGCCCGCGCCGCCGGTCATGTCCCCCGCCGACCCCTGCCCCGCCTGCGCCCGCCCCGCAACCCGGCCCGACATCGTCTGGTTCGGGGAAATGCCCTATCACATGGAACGCATCTGGGACGCGCTGGAAAGCGCCGAGCTGTTCGCGGCCATCGGCACCTCGGGCAATGTCTATCCGGCGGCGGGCTTTGCCCAACATGTCCGGCGGCGCGGCGTCGAATGCGTGGAACTGAACCTGGATGCCAGCGCCAATGCGCGCGACTTCCACCGCCGCATCACCGGGCCCGCCAGCCGGACGGTGCCGGACTGGGTGGCCTCGCTGGGCTGA